From a single Capsicum annuum cultivar UCD-10X-F1 chromosome 12, UCD10Xv1.1, whole genome shotgun sequence genomic region:
- the LOC107849035 gene encoding uncharacterized protein LOC107849035: protein MEPWESDDCIKKSDINSKNNCGGRELAVGTYIGGSIIVGEHRKNLVLQLSAFLTYFKVHNFEREKEAILIFVAMFLNLCLMYLTRYYEAAGGAKKKKLFGLGSEAGSYIGKKLCACDASSSSVPPLVSLPTINLEEFVKQLIPALTTHFLPVVIEHVVGIRVQEGVVLDPPPTNDDDDDDVDS from the exons ATGGAACCATGGGAAAGTGATGACTGTATTAAGAAGTCTGatataaattcaaaaaacaaTTGTGGTGGGCGTGAACTAGCTGTTGGGACATACATAGGTGGCTCTATCATAGTTGGAGAGCACCGCAAAAATCTT GTTTTGCAACTTTCTGCATTTCTTACATATTTCAAAGTTCACAactttgagagagaaaaagaagcaaTCTTGATATTTGTTGCTATGTTCTTGAATTTGTGTTTGATG TACTTGACAAG ATATTATGAAGCTGCGGGAGgagcaaagaagaaaaaattatttggtCTTGGGTCTGAAGCTGGCAGTTACATTGGGAAAAAACTTTGTGCCTGCGATGCCTCCTCCTCATCAGTACCACCTTTGGTTTCTTTACCGACAATAAATTTGGAGGAGTTTGTGAAGCAATTGATTCCGGCACTTACTACTCATTTTCTTCCGGTAGTTATTGAGCATGTTGTTGGTATTAGGGTACAAGAAGGGGTTGTGCTTGATCCTCCTCctactaatgatgatgatgacgacgacGTTGATTCCTAG